From one Enterococcus sp. DIV2402 genomic stretch:
- a CDS encoding cation-translocating P-type ATPase produces MSEENAKKQQLSQAFYSQTVDAVFEELGSQPEGLSDSEAKSRLTQYGANELEEGKKKSMLQKFLEQFKDLMILVLIAAAAISAMVPNAEGHREWVDAIIILAVVIINAVMGVIQEAKAEQAIEALREMSTPNANVLRNGHSVTVSSTELVPGDIVLLEAGDVVPADMRLIEASSLKIEEAALTGESVPVEKELTVLEGKDIGIGDRINMAYSNSNVTYGRGKGIVVNTGMNTEVGKIAGMLANADETETPLKRNLNQLGKFLTAAILIIAVIMFFVGTVLNGRDWVEMLLTSISLAVAAIPEGLPAIVTIILALGTQVMAKRNAMIRKLPAVETLGATDIIASDKTGTLTLNQMTVEKLYFDDHQYAASDDISMDNMALKIMNFANDTRIGQEGNLMGDPTETALVQFGRDKGFDVRQEEPKEPRVADLPFDSDRKLMSTIHKLADGRFLVAVKGAPDVLLGRTKEVLLNGKVLPMTAAEQEKVLSNNKDMAKQALRVLGMAYKYIDSVPEKLVSEELENDLIFAGLVGMIDPERAEAAGAVKVAKEAGIRPIMITGDHRDTAEAIAGRLGIIKPGDDAAVLTGAELNQMSDADLAQNISKYSVYARVSPEHKVRIVKAWQQEGKVVAMTGDGVNDAPSLKQADIGVGMGITGTEVSKGASDMVLADDNFATIVVAVEEGRKVFSNIQKAIQYLMAANLGEVLTLFIATLLGWDTLLPIHLLWINLVTDTFPAIALGMEPAEKDLMAHKPRGKNSNFFSGGVMSSIIYQGILEAAAVLFVYWSALQWPAHTAANMPGLDATGLYDLQHADALTMAFATLGLMQLFHAFNVKSVHQSLFKVGAFRNKAFNWAILLSFVLMMGIIVIPGLNDIFKVTHLDWYQWGIVVGASFAIIPVVEIVKAIQRAMGKE; encoded by the coding sequence ATGTCAGAGGAAAATGCAAAGAAACAACAACTATCGCAAGCTTTTTACTCTCAAACAGTGGATGCTGTTTTTGAAGAATTAGGATCACAACCTGAAGGACTTTCTGATAGTGAAGCGAAAAGTCGCTTAACGCAATATGGTGCCAATGAATTAGAAGAAGGCAAAAAGAAAAGCATGTTGCAAAAATTCTTAGAGCAATTTAAAGATTTAATGATTCTTGTTTTAATTGCTGCTGCTGCAATTTCAGCGATGGTACCAAATGCAGAAGGCCACCGTGAGTGGGTGGATGCAATTATCATTCTAGCCGTAGTTATTATCAATGCGGTAATGGGTGTTATCCAAGAAGCAAAGGCGGAACAAGCAATTGAAGCTTTGCGTGAAATGTCAACGCCTAATGCGAATGTATTACGTAATGGTCATAGTGTGACTGTAAGTAGTACAGAATTAGTTCCAGGAGATATTGTTTTATTAGAAGCTGGGGATGTTGTTCCAGCAGATATGCGTTTAATTGAAGCGAGTTCGTTAAAAATTGAAGAAGCGGCTCTTACTGGAGAATCTGTTCCAGTTGAAAAAGAATTAACAGTTCTTGAAGGAAAAGATATCGGAATTGGTGATCGAATCAATATGGCGTATTCAAACAGTAACGTAACATATGGTCGTGGTAAAGGGATCGTTGTTAATACTGGGATGAACACAGAAGTTGGTAAGATTGCGGGGATGTTAGCAAATGCTGACGAAACAGAAACACCATTAAAACGTAACTTGAATCAATTAGGTAAGTTCTTAACTGCTGCAATTTTAATTATTGCGGTTATCATGTTCTTTGTTGGTACAGTCTTAAATGGTCGTGATTGGGTTGAGATGTTATTAACTTCTATCTCATTAGCTGTTGCTGCGATTCCAGAAGGGTTGCCAGCGATTGTAACTATTATCTTAGCTTTAGGTACGCAAGTAATGGCGAAGCGTAATGCGATGATTCGAAAATTACCAGCTGTTGAAACATTAGGAGCTACTGATATTATTGCTTCTGACAAAACGGGAACATTAACGCTAAACCAAATGACTGTTGAAAAATTATACTTTGATGACCATCAATATGCAGCATCAGATGATATTTCAATGGATAATATGGCGTTAAAAATTATGAACTTCGCGAACGATACACGTATCGGTCAAGAAGGTAACCTAATGGGTGACCCGACAGAAACAGCTTTAGTTCAATTTGGTCGTGATAAAGGCTTTGATGTTCGTCAAGAAGAACCAAAAGAACCACGCGTTGCAGATTTACCATTTGATTCAGATCGTAAATTGATGAGTACAATTCATAAATTGGCAGATGGTCGTTTCTTAGTAGCAGTAAAAGGTGCGCCAGATGTATTATTAGGTCGTACCAAAGAAGTACTATTAAACGGTAAAGTTTTACCAATGACAGCTGCTGAACAAGAAAAAGTATTATCAAACAACAAAGACATGGCAAAACAAGCATTACGTGTCTTAGGTATGGCGTATAAATACATTGACAGTGTTCCTGAAAAATTAGTTTCAGAAGAACTTGAAAATGATTTAATTTTTGCTGGATTAGTCGGCATGATTGACCCTGAGCGTGCGGAAGCTGCAGGTGCAGTTAAAGTTGCTAAAGAAGCAGGGATTCGTCCAATTATGATTACCGGTGACCATCGTGATACAGCAGAAGCAATTGCAGGTCGTTTAGGAATCATCAAACCAGGTGATGACGCTGCTGTTTTAACTGGTGCTGAATTAAATCAAATGTCTGATGCTGATTTAGCACAAAATATTTCAAAATACTCTGTTTATGCTCGTGTATCTCCAGAACATAAGGTACGTATTGTAAAAGCTTGGCAACAAGAAGGTAAAGTTGTAGCCATGACTGGTGACGGTGTAAACGATGCACCTTCATTAAAACAAGCCGATATCGGTGTTGGTATGGGGATTACTGGTACAGAAGTGTCTAAGGGTGCTTCTGACATGGTATTAGCGGATGATAACTTTGCGACAATCGTTGTTGCTGTCGAAGAAGGACGTAAAGTCTTCTCAAATATTCAAAAGGCTATCCAATATTTAATGGCTGCAAACTTAGGGGAAGTATTGACACTATTTATTGCAACATTATTAGGTTGGGACACATTACTACCAATCCATCTATTATGGATTAACTTAGTGACAGATACATTCCCAGCGATTGCTTTGGGTATGGAACCTGCTGAAAAAGATTTGATGGCGCATAAACCTCGTGGTAAGAACTCAAACTTCTTCTCCGGTGGTGTTATGAGTAGTATTATTTACCAAGGTATTTTAGAAGCTGCAGCTGTATTATTTGTATACTGGTCTGCACTACAATGGCCAGCGCATACAGCGGCAAACATGCCAGGTTTAGATGCCACAGGATTGTATGACTTACAACATGCAGATGCGTTAACAATGGCGTTCGCAACATTAGGTTTGATGCAGTTATTCCACGCGTTCAACGTGA
- a CDS encoding tetratricopeptide repeat protein translates to MGVDDDKKKNFSVFSRISKSLGVEKKDDTTQEEEPTIDVSTTDEQQIDSISDNVVDLAEKQKQEKSQEGLKWLKAAADVGDTGAMNELAYCYLSGVGLTPDPIEGELWLRRSAELGDLWAIVDLAVRLLDGEGIEKNSFEGEKWLRLAVERRDAIATRVLGYRLLHGDGLQRNKEEGARYLFIAAEELHELVAMRLLGIYLIKGDFLTKNVKQGEYWLKRAADGGEKVAMREWGRYLIRGL, encoded by the coding sequence TTGGGCGTAGATGATGATAAAAAGAAAAATTTCTCAGTGTTCAGTCGAATTTCTAAATCATTAGGAGTGGAAAAGAAAGACGATACGACTCAGGAAGAAGAACCGACTATTGACGTTAGCACAACAGATGAGCAACAAATAGACTCCATATCTGATAATGTTGTGGATTTGGCTGAAAAGCAAAAACAAGAAAAGAGCCAAGAAGGATTAAAATGGTTAAAGGCTGCCGCAGATGTCGGCGATACTGGAGCTATGAACGAGTTGGCCTATTGCTACCTATCTGGCGTGGGCTTAACGCCTGACCCGATTGAAGGTGAGCTTTGGTTACGTCGTTCCGCAGAACTAGGTGACTTATGGGCAATTGTGGATTTAGCAGTGCGCTTGTTAGATGGTGAAGGAATCGAAAAAAATTCTTTCGAAGGAGAAAAATGGTTGCGTTTGGCAGTTGAGCGTCGTGATGCGATTGCCACTAGAGTGCTCGGTTATCGTTTGTTACATGGCGATGGCTTGCAGAGAAATAAAGAAGAAGGCGCTCGTTATTTGTTTATTGCCGCAGAAGAGCTACATGAATTAGTGGCAATGCGTTTATTGGGCATCTATCTTATCAAAGGTGATTTCTTAACCAAAAATGTAAAACAAGGGGAATATTGGTTAAAAAGAGCTGCAGATGGTGGCGAGAAAGTTGCTATGCGTGAATGGGGCAGATATTTAATACGAGGGCTGTAA
- a CDS encoding TerC family protein, with amino-acid sequence MEAILLQYAWVLVVLIVLEGLLAADNAVVMAVMVKHLPKDQQQKALLYGLFGAFIFRFIAIFLITVLVNFWQIQAVGAIYLLFMSSKHIYEILTNSGHADEAQAQKKTSGFWMTVLKVELADIAFAVDSILAAVAIAVTLPSLGSISIGGINAGPFVVMFLGGLIGVIMMRFAARWFVTLLEKFPSLETAAFLIVGWVGVKLAVLTLGHEKLGVIPHSFPHSTLWEVIFWTVLISIALIGFIVGIKNPSNAKKPAQIEID; translated from the coding sequence TTGGAAGCAATATTATTACAATACGCTTGGGTACTTGTCGTATTGATTGTATTAGAAGGCTTATTAGCAGCTGATAACGCTGTTGTGATGGCTGTCATGGTCAAACACTTACCAAAAGATCAGCAACAAAAAGCATTATTATATGGATTATTCGGAGCATTTATCTTCCGATTTATTGCAATATTCTTAATCACCGTGTTGGTTAATTTTTGGCAAATTCAAGCTGTAGGAGCGATTTATCTATTGTTTATGTCAAGTAAACATATTTACGAAATATTGACTAATTCAGGTCATGCAGATGAAGCGCAAGCACAGAAAAAAACATCTGGTTTTTGGATGACTGTCTTAAAAGTAGAATTAGCAGACATTGCTTTTGCAGTAGATTCTATTTTAGCAGCAGTTGCTATTGCCGTTACATTGCCTAGCTTAGGCAGCATTAGCATTGGCGGTATTAATGCAGGTCCATTTGTTGTCATGTTCTTAGGTGGTCTAATCGGTGTTATTATGATGCGTTTTGCAGCTCGTTGGTTTGTTACTCTTCTAGAAAAATTCCCATCTCTAGAAACAGCCGCTTTCCTAATTGTTGGTTGGGTTGGTGTCAAATTAGCTGTCTTAACATTAGGTCATGAGAAATTAGGCGTTATTCCACATTCATTCCCACATTCTACTTTATGGGAAGTTATTTTCTGGACTGTTCTTATCTCAATTGCTTTGATTGGGTTTATTGTGGGAATTAAAAATCCAAGTAATGCGAAAAAACCTGCTCAAATTGAAATAGATTAA
- the metG gene encoding methionine--tRNA ligase — protein MAEKETFYITTPIYYPSGKLHIGNSYTTIACDAVARYKRLMGFDVFYLTGVDEHGQKIEKKAEELGVKPQEYVDRMAADVKKLWKTLDISYDKFIRTTDDYHKEAVKKIFQQLLDQDDIYLGEYEGWYSVSDEEFFTETQLAEVYRNEDGKVVGGKAPSGHEVELVKEKSYFFRMGKYADRLLTYYNEHPEFILPESRKNEMIKNFIEPGLEDLAVSRTTFKWGVPVNANPEHVVYVWIDALSNYITALGYGSDDESLFNKYWPADVHMVGKEIVRFHTIYWPIMLMALDLPLPKKIFGHGWLMMKDGKMSKSKGNVVYPEMLVERYGLDALRYYLLRSVPFGSDGVFTPEDFVARVNYDLANDLGNLLNRTIAMINKYCEGIVPNYASKVTPFDSELSTTAANVVGRYHEAMDKMEFSTALSEVWTLISRANKYIDETEPWVLAKDEERKAELDSVMVHLAESLRIAAILLQPIMTETPARIFSQLGLDSAMDLKDLHFGEFPSETKVTVKGTPIFPRLDMEVEIDYIKQKMSEGTKNNDDSVKWSPEETELVSVKDKEIKYEDFDKIELKVAEVIDCQKVKGADKLLQFRLAAGDNQDRQILSGIAEFYPDPSALIGMKVVIVANLKPRKMRGQISQGMILSAEDASGKLQVVEAPKGMPNGSIIA, from the coding sequence ATGGCTGAGAAAGAAACTTTTTATATTACTACGCCAATCTATTACCCAAGCGGCAAATTACATATTGGTAATTCATACACAACAATTGCTTGTGATGCAGTTGCTCGCTATAAAAGATTAATGGGATTTGATGTCTTCTACTTAACTGGAGTAGATGAACATGGACAAAAAATTGAGAAAAAAGCAGAAGAACTCGGTGTAAAGCCACAAGAATATGTTGACCGTATGGCAGCAGATGTCAAAAAACTATGGAAGACATTGGATATTAGTTACGATAAATTTATTCGTACTACAGATGATTATCACAAAGAAGCTGTGAAAAAAATCTTCCAACAACTATTAGACCAAGATGATATTTACTTAGGAGAGTACGAAGGCTGGTATTCAGTTTCTGACGAAGAATTCTTCACGGAAACACAATTAGCGGAAGTATATCGTAATGAAGACGGAAAAGTCGTTGGTGGGAAAGCACCAAGCGGTCATGAAGTAGAATTAGTTAAAGAAAAATCTTATTTCTTCCGTATGGGAAAATATGCCGATCGTTTGTTAACCTATTACAACGAACATCCAGAATTTATTTTGCCAGAATCACGTAAAAATGAAATGATTAAAAACTTTATTGAACCAGGCTTAGAAGATTTAGCGGTTTCTCGTACAACATTCAAATGGGGTGTACCCGTGAATGCCAATCCTGAGCATGTTGTTTACGTGTGGATTGATGCGTTATCAAACTATATCACTGCTTTAGGCTATGGTTCAGACGATGAGAGTTTATTTAACAAATATTGGCCAGCAGATGTGCATATGGTTGGAAAAGAGATTGTTCGTTTCCATACGATTTATTGGCCAATTATGTTGATGGCATTGGATTTACCATTACCGAAAAAAATCTTTGGTCATGGCTGGTTAATGATGAAAGATGGTAAAATGTCTAAATCTAAAGGCAATGTCGTCTATCCAGAAATGTTAGTAGAACGCTATGGCTTAGATGCACTGCGTTATTATTTACTACGTTCGGTACCATTTGGTAGTGACGGAGTATTTACACCAGAAGACTTTGTAGCTCGCGTGAATTACGATTTAGCAAATGACTTAGGAAACTTGTTAAACCGTACCATTGCGATGATTAACAAGTATTGTGAGGGCATTGTGCCTAACTATGCGTCAAAAGTCACACCATTTGATAGTGAATTATCAACGACCGCAGCTAATGTTGTTGGACGTTATCACGAAGCAATGGATAAAATGGAATTTAGCACAGCGCTATCTGAAGTTTGGACGTTGATTTCTCGTGCTAATAAATACATTGATGAAACAGAGCCTTGGGTATTAGCAAAGGATGAAGAACGCAAAGCTGAACTAGATAGCGTAATGGTTCATTTAGCAGAAAGCTTGCGAATTGCGGCGATTTTATTACAACCAATTATGACGGAAACACCAGCAAGAATCTTTAGCCAATTAGGGTTAGATTCAGCGATGGATTTAAAGGATTTACATTTTGGGGAATTCCCAAGTGAAACAAAAGTAACGGTCAAAGGTACGCCAATTTTCCCACGTTTAGACATGGAAGTTGAAATAGACTATATTAAGCAGAAAATGTCTGAAGGAACAAAAAACAATGATGATTCTGTAAAATGGAGTCCAGAAGAAACAGAACTTGTTTCAGTCAAAGATAAAGAAATCAAATATGAAGACTTTGATAAAATCGAATTAAAAGTTGCTGAAGTGATTGATTGTCAAAAAGTCAAAGGTGCAGATAAATTATTACAATTCCGTCTAGCCGCTGGTGACAATCAAGATCGTCAAATTTTATCAGGGATTGCTGAATTTTATCCAGATCCAAGTGCCTTAATCGGAATGAAAGTTGTGATAGTGGCCAACTTGAAACCACGTAAGATGCGTGGTCAAATTAGCCAAGGGATGATCTTATCTGCTGAAGATGCTTCTGGTAAATTACAAGTCGTTGAAGCACCAAAAGGTATGCCAAATGGTTCAATTATAGCATAA
- a CDS encoding NUDIX domain-containing protein codes for MAFASKAEEKTYYEQHATEQEFLDWYQKQEQPKYEKPSVTVDIVLMCYNKENDQLKVLLIQRKSNPYRDSWALPGGFVNPNESTGESVLRETKEETSVTISAQNIEQLHTFSTPNRDPRGWVVTVSYLAFIGEEPLSAGDDANEVRWFSLERKNNQLYLINGDVEIILDLRTGQSLGKDTLAFDHSEIILKAFKRVVNKMEHEPQVLQVLGDSFTITEARKVFAKFLGVDFRTIDHSNFKKSLLRFFDEIGERPVGIGRPSKIYRLKEDVFHEEI; via the coding sequence ATGGCGTTTGCTTCCAAAGCCGAAGAAAAAACTTATTATGAACAACATGCGACAGAACAAGAATTTCTAGATTGGTATCAAAAGCAAGAACAACCAAAATACGAAAAACCTTCTGTCACTGTCGATATCGTTTTAATGTGTTACAACAAAGAAAACGACCAATTAAAAGTTCTTCTAATCCAACGAAAAAGCAATCCTTATCGTGATTCGTGGGCATTACCAGGAGGCTTTGTTAATCCTAATGAATCCACAGGTGAAAGTGTACTCCGCGAAACCAAAGAAGAAACAAGCGTCACCATTTCTGCCCAAAATATTGAGCAACTACATACCTTTAGCACACCGAATCGTGATCCACGAGGTTGGGTCGTAACGGTAAGTTATCTTGCTTTTATTGGCGAAGAACCCTTATCTGCTGGAGATGACGCGAATGAAGTACGTTGGTTCTCGCTAGAGCGTAAAAACAATCAATTGTATTTAATTAACGGGGACGTTGAAATCATTTTAGATTTGCGGACCGGTCAATCTTTAGGTAAAGATACCCTAGCCTTTGACCACAGCGAAATTATTTTAAAAGCCTTCAAACGTGTCGTAAACAAAATGGAACATGAACCGCAAGTCTTACAAGTCCTTGGTGATAGTTTTACGATTACTGAAGCAAGAAAAGTTTTTGCCAAATTTTTAGGAGTTGATTTTCGTACCATCGATCATTCCAATTTTAAAAAATCTCTTTTACGTTTCTTCGATGAAATCGGAGAACGGCCAGTAGGAATTGGTCGTCCATCGAAAATCTATCGCCTCAAAGAAGATGTTTTTCACGAAGAAATTTAA
- a CDS encoding RNA-guided endonuclease TnpB family protein, translating into MSVLKGYKFRIYPDEKQKKFFIETFGCVRFTYNHLLMARQTGAARNTTMTPASLKKEYPFLKKTDSLALANAQRNLDRAFRNYFSGRAGYPKLKTKKSTWQSYTTNNQQHTVYLEGEYLKVPKLKSLVPVHLHREIRGKIKSVTISAKRNREFYASILCVEEVEELPKTNDLVGISYCPENLIQISAQRELPQIDQSHLIKQLGKEQKKLQLRAKVAKKRKVRLINAKNYQKQKERVLKLRTTKLDQKRNFIDQLTISLVRDFDYLFIESKPKFQNESGEFSEADWQQFIQRIQYKGRWYGKEVRYIEVKELKNEKCKEIERLGRAQLT; encoded by the coding sequence ATGAGCGTATTAAAAGGTTATAAATTTCGCATCTACCCAGATGAAAAACAAAAAAAGTTTTTTATTGAAACGTTTGGTTGTGTCAGATTCACATACAATCATTTATTAATGGCTAGACAAACAGGTGCAGCGAGAAATACTACAATGACACCTGCGTCATTGAAGAAAGAGTATCCTTTTTTAAAGAAAACAGACAGTTTAGCTTTAGCGAATGCCCAAAGAAATTTAGATCGAGCATTTCGTAATTATTTCAGTGGTCGGGCTGGTTACCCAAAATTGAAAACAAAAAAAAGCACATGGCAATCTTATACAACAAATAACCAGCAACATACGGTTTATTTAGAAGGTGAATATTTAAAAGTTCCCAAGCTAAAAAGTCTCGTGCCGGTTCATTTGCATCGTGAAATACGTGGCAAAATTAAGTCAGTGACGATTTCTGCTAAGCGCAATCGTGAATTTTATGCATCTATTTTATGTGTAGAAGAAGTAGAAGAGTTGCCAAAAACAAATGATTTAGTAGGCATTTCATACTGTCCAGAAAATCTGATTCAAATTTCTGCACAGAGAGAATTACCACAAATCGATCAATCCCATTTAATTAAACAATTAGGGAAAGAACAAAAGAAATTGCAACTAAGAGCAAAAGTTGCGAAAAAACGTAAAGTACGTTTAATCAATGCCAAAAATTATCAAAAACAAAAAGAACGCGTCTTGAAATTACGCACGACTAAATTGGATCAAAAAAGAAATTTTATCGATCAGCTAACAATTAGTTTGGTTCGCGATTTTGATTATTTATTTATTGAATCTAAACCAAAGTTTCAAAATGAATCTGGAGAATTTTCAGAAGCTGATTGGCAACAATTTATTCAACGAATCCAATACAAAGGTCGTTGGTATGGCAAAGAAGTTCGTTATATTGAAGTAAAAGAATTGAAAAATGAAAAGTGTAAAGAAATAGAACGTTTGGGTCGTGCACAATTGACCTAA
- a CDS encoding ATP-binding cassette domain-containing protein, whose amino-acid sequence MRKVLLEVEGLKQYFNVGRKDEVKAVDDITFHIYEGETFGLVGESGSGKSTTGRTVIRLNHPTGGKVVFDGKDVMSLKSKKEMKDFRRDVQMIFQDPYASLNPRMKVRDIIAEGIDVNGLAKTEKERNDRVNELLKTVGLNPNHGTRYPHEFSGGQRQRIGIARALAVDPKFIICDEPISALDVSIQAQVVNLLQDLQKEHQLTYLFIAHDLSMVKHISDRIGVMHHGKLLEVGSSDDIYYHGVHPYTESLLSAIPLPDPDYERTRQRIKYVDDPNDTRPRKMQEIAKGHYVYATDEEKVIYQEKLQQKQK is encoded by the coding sequence GTGAGAAAAGTTTTACTAGAAGTTGAAGGCTTAAAACAATACTTTAACGTCGGTCGTAAAGACGAAGTGAAAGCTGTTGATGACATTACTTTCCATATCTATGAGGGAGAGACGTTTGGTTTAGTTGGTGAATCAGGTAGTGGTAAATCAACAACTGGACGTACAGTTATTCGTTTGAATCACCCAACAGGCGGTAAAGTTGTCTTTGATGGCAAAGACGTAATGAGCTTAAAATCAAAAAAAGAAATGAAAGATTTTCGTCGTGATGTGCAAATGATTTTCCAAGATCCTTACGCATCATTAAATCCACGAATGAAAGTTCGTGACATTATTGCAGAAGGGATTGACGTAAACGGGTTAGCTAAGACTGAAAAAGAGCGTAATGATCGTGTGAATGAGCTGTTAAAAACAGTCGGCTTAAATCCAAACCATGGAACTCGTTACCCACATGAATTCTCAGGTGGCCAACGTCAACGTATTGGGATTGCACGTGCATTAGCAGTCGATCCTAAATTCATCATTTGTGATGAACCAATTTCTGCCTTGGACGTATCCATTCAAGCCCAAGTGGTAAACTTATTACAAGATTTACAAAAAGAACATCAATTAACTTATTTATTCATTGCCCACGATTTATCCATGGTAAAACACATCAGTGACCGAATTGGTGTAATGCATCATGGGAAATTATTAGAAGTAGGTAGCAGTGACGATATTTATTATCATGGTGTGCATCCATATACAGAAAGTCTGTTGTCAGCTATTCCATTACCTGATCCAGATTATGAGCGCACTCGTCAACGTATCAAATACGTAGATGATCCAAATGATACACGTCCACGCAAGATGCAAGAAATTGCTAAAGGGCATTATGTCTATGCTACGGATGAAGAAAAAGTAATCTATCAAGAAAAATTACAGCAAAAACAAAAATAA
- a CDS encoding ABC transporter ATP-binding protein — protein sequence MKKILEVKDLKISFETYAGKVQAIRNVDFDLYQGETLAIVGESGSGKSVTTRSIMGLLANNAVVESGEILFNGSDILKKSEKEMQKIRGKEIAMIFQDPMTSLDPTMTIGKQVAESLLKHNKISKKEGLAQALELLKLVGIPNAEKRLNNYPHQFSGGQRQRIVIAIALICYPHILIADEPTTALDVTIQAQILELLKEIQEKMNSSIIFITHDLGVVANVADRVAVMYAGKIVEIGTAEEIFYNPQHPYTWGLLGSMPTLEGTSDRLYAIPGTPPDLLEPPLGDAFYPRNEFALKIDAEEQPPFFEVSPTHKAATWLLAPQAPKVTPPEEIQIRWAKFKEKQQGRA from the coding sequence ATGAAAAAAATTTTAGAAGTAAAAGATTTAAAAATTTCATTTGAAACCTATGCTGGTAAAGTACAAGCTATTCGTAATGTTGATTTTGATTTATATCAAGGTGAAACTTTAGCTATCGTAGGTGAATCAGGTAGTGGTAAATCCGTAACTACTCGTAGTATCATGGGCTTATTAGCAAATAACGCTGTTGTTGAAAGCGGCGAAATTTTATTTAACGGCTCAGATATTTTAAAAAAATCAGAAAAAGAAATGCAAAAAATTCGCGGAAAAGAAATTGCAATGATTTTCCAAGATCCGATGACTTCACTTGATCCGACCATGACAATTGGAAAACAAGTGGCAGAATCATTATTAAAACACAATAAAATTTCGAAAAAAGAAGGCTTGGCGCAAGCGTTAGAATTATTGAAACTTGTAGGTATTCCTAATGCTGAAAAACGTTTAAATAATTATCCTCACCAATTTTCTGGTGGACAACGCCAACGTATCGTAATCGCGATTGCTTTAATTTGTTACCCTCATATTCTAATTGCCGATGAACCAACAACTGCATTAGACGTAACAATTCAAGCCCAAATTTTAGAACTATTAAAAGAGATTCAAGAAAAAATGAATTCCTCAATTATTTTCATCACCCATGACTTAGGAGTAGTTGCGAATGTGGCTGACCGTGTAGCTGTTATGTACGCTGGGAAAATTGTTGAAATTGGTACGGCAGAAGAAATTTTCTACAATCCACAACATCCTTATACGTGGGGATTATTGGGTTCAATGCCGACATTAGAAGGAACTAGCGATCGTTTATATGCGATTCCTGGTACACCTCCTGATTTATTAGAACCACCATTAGGCGATGCTTTTTATCCACGTAATGAATTTGCTTTGAAAATTGATGCTGAAGAACAACCACCATTTTTCGAAGTATCACCAACCCACAAAGCAGCAACGTGGTTATTAGCACCACAAGCGCCAAAAGTAACGCCACCAGAAGAGATTCAAATTCGTTGGGCGAAATTTAAAGAAAAACAACAAGGTAGAGCATAG